gacttttaaccccttcttcagTCGTGTTTACCTGTTTTGGTTGTGCCCAGGAGTATAATCCCACCCTTGTGTCACCCGGATCCATTGGATCGTTATTCCCCTTGCCCTGTACCCGATTGGGTTTTAGCCGTAATTCTCTGGAACTGTTGGTTGGCTAGGATCCGCAGGAGTGCCCCCTACATATCTCGGATGCCCCTGGCCCCACAATTATACCACTTGTGTTGGGGCTCAGATGAGGGGTGGTTGGGAGAGGGATCCCCCCAAAAACAATGATTTAGGGTTATATGGGCATTGCTGTGCTTGGTGGTGCTGATTGTGGCGCCGGGCTTTCTGGGCCGCGTTTTGTTTGTGGTGATGGGATTATCCCCTAATCAGGTAGCTTGGATATAAAGCTGTGTTTTTTCACAATAAAGTGTTCTTtgtttttcacctcaacatgagttctgtctgatgcttggggtgggctgctataatCACTTGCTGTCCTTGCCAGGACAGTACATGCGCTGCATCAGCTAGGCTTCGACCAGCTACAGCGCCGGCACGGCTCCATTCCGACAAAGTCCCGCTTCATCTCCCTACCGCTAGTTCTGTCTAGCACTGAGAGGGTTAATCGCAGAAGTCTCgggaaggaagcaacgtttgccGGGTGTACCCTGTCGGCGTACCCTGACCCCCCGTCACACCCTACCTCCTTGAACGCCCCCTGTTCTGGATCTAAATGTCTGCGTCTTGGGGCTACTGGAGAGTAGACCTTCAAGAGAGGAGGATTGCCACCTTGTCCCTTTAACTGATTGACCTCAATCAATGGTCTTAAATTTGGGTTCTCATAAAGTCCATGAAAATCCCCgcacatatttttatttcttctgttaATGTTTTCAGATTCTCTATCCTCCCATTTATTTTTAGTCCCCCTTCAGGTACTCGTAGTTCAATATCTTTTATTACCATGCGGTTCAGCTAACATCTCCTGGCACGTGATGTACTTCCTGCCAGTAAGCTGCGGTGAGAATCATCGGATCACAGAGGCGTCAGGGAGCTGGAgctgtgaagctgcagcttctccttaagtaTTTCTTTACTGTTTTAAAGAATGTATGTAAAAGTATAGAGTTTAATATGCACGTTTCTTTCTCTCATGGTCTCTGGGACATAACAGCCATTTTTTAAAAGGTCTGTTGGAAAACAAAACAGATGGTTGGCCTCTTGggcttttttttggtgtttcagaaaaaaaataaaaagggaaaaggtTGCCAGGAAAGCtttcaaatttgaaaaaaaatcagttcagTATTGAGGATATAGAAACTAATATTTCAGCTAAATGCtggatgtctatatatatatatatgaaaagggATTGCGGAAAACATATTATCATTGCATAAACTCTCTTGAGCAATGACAGAGAAGGTGGCCTGAGAAATATTACTACAATGGATGAGTTTCCAGAAGAATCACACATCCCCGTTGTGGTTCATGTACTTGCGTGGCACGTGTTAGATGAGACTGGACGCGACATCAGTCTCAATGCAGTTTTTCCTTTCATGTAAGTCTGATCGAAGATGAGCCGGCCGAATTTGGCTGGTTTTATTGACTTTTCACAAGCAGGATCCCTTTAATTTAGGTTAAGTGTATTTTATAGAACACTGAGTCGTTGTTAAAGTGAACACCCAAAAAAATTCCCAAAGGGTGAAATGCCAAACAAAAAGAGCATGAGATGCACAACAAGAACAGACAGCCGAAGCGTTGCGTCCCCTCTTGGCAGCTTGTCACATTTTCGGGCAGAGGAAATTTGCCCCACATTTGAGTTCTGGATTGTCATTTtgggcaggatcagactgatatgatgatggagatttttcctatgtaatggcacaagagagctaaaatgTGAGATGCTCCCAAGCGGTCACACTGCTTTCTTGAGTTATTCTATATAGTATGGCTATCCATTGGTGTCTCTAAGCTCTGATAAGGACTGGAGACGACAAGACGGCTCTAACCTTTTAAGGCCAGCGGCagcctgatgacataagtgtgaCCGTCGGCGGCACATGCGTGGTGCATACTaattttttatgctcacatagcatGTGGTGGGCATATAAAGCCAATGGCCGCACGTCAACCTACCCATCAAAAAAAAGGCAATGGGCTTATAGAAATTATGTCTATGTCCAGTATTTCCAACATGGGCATTACGCAAATACTGGTCTGTCCAACTCAAAACCATGGATATGTGTAGGGGCCCATTTTTAGTAGGTAACTGGTTTAGTGGGTCATTGGCTAgaataaatgttatttgttgTTCACATATTGTTGAAATTAACTTGTAATATTAACCACTTAAGTACCAAAAAATAAaggtctatatatttttttcaaaaagattTGTATTACAAAGCATAGAATAAAAAAGGAGGGAAAAAGGGATGCCGGGGAATGTGAAAGGTATGAAAACTGATATCCCCAATATATACGTCAAGTAATTCCCCGTGCCGCCATTAATTGCATGTTACTGTGCCGAGTGCAAGGCAAACATGCTCCAGATGGTTCATTACACCCTGCATAGTACCTCCAACCTCAGATGTTATACAAGGACCCATTACTGacaatatattaaccccttcagaccCAGATTGGCATAGAACAACTCTATAAGTGGATTTTCTCCCCCCTTAACGTGTTAAAAGTTGGGTTAAATTTTTTTGCCATCAGTAACTTGATGTTGAAGGCAGCTCAGGGCTGCATGGGgccaaatgtaaaaatgtaaccgGTGTAATTTGTGAGGGAGAAAGAAGGGAGCTGTCcatggtgttactgtgaaatcaGCTGAATTAAATGGATTCCGGTCATGTAAGCTTTTACTTATTAGGGTCTATTCaccaaagggagagttgtgtttcatcTCATTGGCTTCACATTATCAAGGgcaaaccccagtgagcttctgctgcaagacCTTGGCTGGCTCAccaatttaattatacattatacagggtcagctcagtccttcttgctggagaaacctgccagtgttggcccttcatagtgATCCCTGACAAGAGAGTTAAAAACAcaactttagtgaatacacctgaTTGTCAGAGCCGTGTACAATGCCTTAAATCATAGCGTCAATCCATCTGGTTCTAAATGTTTCAGTTCTTCAAATTGTGaggataacattaacaaaaggTATAACTGGAGAGCCCACATTGGGTTGAGGACAACTGGCTTGGCCTGGCTTGTTCTTCACATGCTATGTGTTCCCTACCCATTTTACACGTGGCTCTATATGCAGAGTCCGGGGCTGGCTCAGCTCTCGTCGTGCAACCTGCCTGATCACCCAGCTCTAATAGAATTTCACATACGCTGCAAGGTAAAGAAGCTGTGAGTGGTGGTTGGCATACAAGCAGATAAAGCAGAATAAATAGCGTCATTGAGTCAATCCTGCATTACTGCATACGGGAACATTTATCTATTagacataaaatgtatacataatttTAGCAACATTTTCTAGAATCCAACAGTCACACCGCATTatgaatttttaaataaaaaggctCCAAAAGAATGTCCAAAAGATGCGtattccataaatatttttgagaACATAAAATGGAACATATTAAACGCAACATAAAAAGTGATGGTAGCGCATGTATCCCAGATGTGTGTAAAGATAGTTAATTGGGTTTCATACATTTAATGGTGCAGTTGAAATGTTCTACTTTTTACATAttgtaaaacacacatttataatttatttattgcaatTCTTATACTACATACAAtgaaaggatatatatatatataatatatagtgttgcattaatatatttgtatatatatatatatatatatattgtattaataatattttgtattgaatTGTAGCACTTGGTGCTAGTCATTGCTTGTCCCTGAGACTTACCCTGTTAGTAATATAGTGATATTAAGTATCTTATTGTGACAGTGAATTCCATTACATCAGGGACATTGGAAATCATTAAATTGTCGAACAATGAAACTACCATACTCCCTTTCCtaatgaaaaattaaacagGTGGAAGTAAAAATAttagcagttaaaaaaaatccctgcacacctgatcccttttactccataaataaataatatcaagAACTATTTACAATATCAACTGGTAAAAGGTCCTTGTAACTGAGAGTGGAGATTCTGACACCTTTTCCTGGTTTCCAAAGAGTTAATTGTCTTCAATCCTTATTACCCCAGGGGGCATTATGAGAAAGGGATTGGAACTGAAACCTTCTAATGCATCATCAGTACCTGCAAATCCTCTCTCACCACAATAGGATTACAGGCAGTTTTCCCCACCCTTTCTCCACCTGTTAATGTTATGGAAGCCCCAAGCCCTCTGGGCAGAAGTGTGCAAGCAGTCAGCCAGCTCTGTGGATCTCCTTAGCTCCTGGCTGATGTGTTGCAGCTGTCAGGGTGCTAATTATTGACTTTAATAGAGACAAAGAAGATTTGCTAATTAGTTCCTCTAATTCTCACCTGCTCCTGTTCTCTTTTGCCTGAGTACCACTGTCACACTAAAGCAGTGCTAATTGGTAAATCTCTAATTCTTGTTTCTCCTCCCTATAGATGGGAGAATAAACGGTTAACTCATGTCAACTGCAGCCAATGGGTTAGATGAATAGGCATAATGTCAGGGataaatttgaaatgtattttaaaggcaATGAGGTAACCCTGACCCTTTTCATAAAGCAGCATAGGTGTCCCTTAAATATATTTggattaaagtgtttttttgtcattaaaaGTGGCTAGACTCAGTACACCATAAAATACTGATTTTTGTGATCATTCAGACATACTTTATGGCAGGTTTTAATGctttacaataaaatgtttgtacTTTCTGTAAATCTAGACCATTGCTGAAAATGATTGCAGATTAACTCCTCAAGGCAATTTACAATGATCAAatccaaaaatgtattgaattcacttacacatttatataataacaGACCAATGATCACTGATTGCATatccaaaccaaaaaaatattaattgaaaaCATCGATTTGATGTAATCTCAGGCCTTTGCCACAACAGAAGCTCATTGCAGTGAATGCTCCACAGCCAGTAGCATGAGATCGTTGTTTGTCTGTTTACCCCTATGTGTCAACTGGTATACTGTAGttaaggtatttaaaaaaaagacatacttACATTTATGGGGCAAATACTGCATTAAAAgtgaaacaatacattttacaatgttgcagaatattatattacacatttatttaaaaaaatccgcGGTATTgtaggtttaaaagtaacactCCATAgatctgtataaataaatgtaaaggggCTCTgacatttaactctttcaataaGGGAGGGATCTACTCATGTAAGATGGAAAATCCCCAAAAGTGCACACAGCACTTGCATAACTCATAGATCTTACTGGATACGGATatttaaggtgctgttccacctgatCTTCTAAAATTGAATATAGTGCCATTCCTAGTGCTGTTAAATCCTCAAACCTTTTCTGGAAACAATTTTTTGGTCATGTAAACCATGTTTCGCCATTTTTGCTTAGAGCACCAAATTGCCAGAAAAGGAGAATTCTTCAACACTTGTGCTGTTTTATTTGTTAAGActatcaaatgaaaaaaaaagactaatctgctaggttttatttatttaatgttggatAAGCAACTGTAAATGGGAACCGCGGACCATTTTAATATATCATACATTGCTTTTGTCTAAATGTTTTTGAATCTAGCATTTTGCACCTTTTGCTCACTCCCTGCTACATTAAGTACATGTGGATTTTTTACTTTGTGTGCTCTAGATGAGCACCTGCTAAAACCTATGGGGAATCAACTAGATGCCTACCAATGAACACATTAAAGATAAGCCTGTGCTGGCAGTGTCCTCATTGGTTTtagcaagaaaagaaaaaatcctcTTTCTTAGTCGAGCAACTATTTGGAGTCATTAGGGCATGCCCAGGATCTGGccaagagttaaaaaaaaaaaaaagaaaagttaaaaaGTCAAAggagtgtaaaataaataaattgcctTCAATAAAGTGCTTGGTTTCCTCatgataacaaatatataatatatattattttatataattataacatgTAAATTAAacgaaaacaacaaaaaatgaaggaaaaaaattcctAGCGATAAGCTTTCGTTTTTCATATGAAAGTATTGGCCAGCCACCTAAATACAAatactatataataatgtaatagaataaaatatatagtagaattatatatatatatatatatatatatatatatatatatagccattaTTACTAAACCACTACtgtgtgtttaatgggttaaaacatAAAAGAGATCATTACTATTGCAATACACAAACAGCATGTAGTCCTATGGGAGCTTAATGCAACGGCTGGATATGTGATACCAACACGTGGAAAACGAAACTGAATAGCGCTCTAAAGATACACTATTATTGTTTAAGTACacactgtttttatattttcattatttatagtttttttccaCCATTGAATGGATGGAGAGTGAACATCACAATCCCCAGCGCTCAGAAGGTTAACATCAGAGGCtgacaaaatgttactgattgagggaaaataaattgattttagGTTTTAAATTATGTGTGccaaaaatgtgttaattgtgGATTGAGTGTTTCAGGAAAATATTTCGTTTTCTTTTTTCGTGTTAAAACTGTTAAttggatatttaaaaaatatatctacaaattgcatttttaacaaacTACAAATTAGGTTAATTAACGAAATATAGCTGGATCTTATAtttttgatgatgatgataataataataataataataataataatatgctttccttgtaaaaaaaaaataaatttggaaATGGGgatgcaattattattttgtccaCCTAAGAAATCAACGAATGCCAAATACAGGATATTGTTGGTCTTGTGGGAAAGTTTTGCTTAATGATGAGAAAATGACAGCaggtacaaaaaaagaaattgtaatttaaaatatttatatttatttattggtgaTTAGAGGTCAGAGCTAAAACGGAGTATTTTTTAACATGTATACGCTAGATATGAAtacttacatttattatttgataaatagaaaaatatacgttttataaaaataatttttagggaaaatataaatatactgcaTTGATGTCAATTTATTAATGATAGTAATgttgtaatgtaataaaatataataatgttaatagtagtttagaaatactttcattataaataaactagaacattaaaatatatcaatttaTGAATGatatatgtaatttaattaataaataataatagtatacaAATATTACCTTGTAAAAAATCTGTATTGCTAATACATTACATTGGTGTCAGCTGATGAAAGATAGATGCAATTTaagtaaacatatttaatagattttaatgtctttaattattttaatataatttaaagttgAATTAACCAAGACTGaattttaagagaaaaaaatcaaggtAGAGGCAGTTTAAAGAGCTGAAGATGAGCGTGAATAATGGGAGAAATCTTTATAAAGTATGAAATGCAAGAATATTTATATCCTAAACCTCTTCAAATTATATTTCTGGTTAAGTCTATTGGTgtggaaaataaatgtgttttttttccttttgtaaaataaataaataaataataataatgataacaacaaTGTGATACAATGCAAAAATAGACAACCCCTATTGGGTTCCTCTATATGTTCTCCATGGTGTGTGAAGTGTTGGAGAATTTGTTCCATACATAATGGGATAGGGGCTAGTGGGGGTTAACCCAGTGTGTGCCATGAAACTTAAAATCTGCTGTATGGACCCCCAATGTAACTATATGGCCCCACTTAACAATTTGGGTGACAAAGTTGTTTCCAACGCCGATGCAATGCATTGGTCAACACTCCAGATCGTAAAGGGTTAAGGAGCCAGATCTTGCTAAACTTGTCTATTGCTGTTTTACAAGGGTAACCATCAGAGTACTCTTAATACGGAGTCTGACCCGTTCTGTGTGAGTTACTATAGTCACACAtacctttgttttattttattatttatagatgtatatagcaccatcatattccgcagcgcagtacatTGGGGTATACTTTGTGACTCTGTTAAAATGATGTGGCAGGGAATAACTTTCAACTCTTATGGTGTCGTGTGGCTGTTATCCTTCTTTCAAGGAGTTAAATTGTTAGTGGTTGGAAAATAAATGACCAATTTCCTTACATTATTGTAACCGCTGTTGACAAATTACCCCTCGCATTgagaatttaaaacaaaaaatatagatatgATGTTGATTtgacaaatgtaaaattatttgtaCAAAAGTTCAAATCGAAAGGcaaatatacttttaattacttttaatatactttaaattatattatacaatatatataaatatctatataaaatatatatatatctacatatatatatatatatatatatatataattaatactgatatgtacattatatataatatatcttaaCAAGCTGACCCCTATGGTAAAATATTTagtattcaaaataaaataaataaaaaaaccacaGAAAATAATCGTTTTAtcttaaatcatttatttaataataatcatttgttcttttgtcaaaaccaaataaaagtaataaatattttagcacttttctttttacaaaaataaacaggtgATATAATATCCGATATAGGCAGTGATCTAACATAGATTCAAATGCAGACAGTGAGTCTAACATTGGGAAAGCAGGCAGTGATGGGTTCTagaatttctttttaaacatacattattatattggcAGTTTAGTAAAAACATCATTGacacaaattaagaaaaaaaaacaatcagtaCGTGATTTGTATTTGTACAAGTGCACAAACCATATGTTTATGCCTAAATAAATTTCCATCTATTTACAAATAAACTAATAAACATCTAAAAACAAACATAGAAATCAACAGACACATTTTGATCATTTTCCTCCCTTTTTGATGTTTCCATCCAAAGTAAGGACAGTTGCTCTAGTAATTATTAAAACAGTGACGTTTGTGAGTTTGATATATACTAGTGACGTTAATGCTATATGATTCTAAGTGTTATTTCAGTTGGATGAATGTATGGATCAAATGGATGTATGATAAGTAAATGCTGTGTTTTGGGGCAGTTGATTGCTGCTTTTGCTGGCTGTGAAGGTGTTATATATTCGGACTTTTGCAGAGGCTTCACTTCACTTCACTTCACTTCACTTGTGAATCTAGATCTGGGTGGTCAAATTGAATCCCTTATTGTGAGCCAAACGTAGTTGATCTCACTGCATGTGCCATTTCTTGTTCACTCCTTTGATGTGTCTGTATTTCATTTTAGTGTCTGCAAGAAAATTACATGGAaagtcccccagctgcctgccCCACATTGTTACCCCTGGACCTCTCCCTTGGAAGCTCTGCTTTACTCAGTCGTATTGTTTTCTGGCTGCCATTGTCCGTTCCCTCTGCAATCAGGATCTCAGAGGGGGACACTTCTCAAAGTGATTAAAGGGTTGAGGATGCTAAAATAATCCCACTTCTGCCACCACATGGGTTTATCATACAAGTTGCGTCAGATTTAAAAGACTTGCCCCGAATTTCATTGAGCAGGTGCGTCAATATATAATGCCAACCCTTTACGTGCCAGAGAGATGTTCAAGGCATTGCATAGCACTGATTTGTGTCCAGCTCTGGCACTCAGGGGGTTAAACAATTAGGCCCATGTTCAGTAAGGTaagatttataataataataaaaaaatgtttttttaacgtatcacattaaaattgctataaaataccctgtggtctTTTGTTTGGCTTTAGCCGGATCCGATCTATTGGGTACCTAGATTATTAGCCCccaaaaatgtttaacatttacCCATAAAAAGTGTGATTCTATTTCTGTAGCAATTTGTGGAATTTAGGGATAAGATAGAGATGTTTTGTCATTCGGTGTCTCAAATCTGAAATCATTGAAAGTGATGAAATACATTTGCAGCATTGTAGCAATAACAGTACTTTGTGATATCATTTGTCGACAAATGCCCCTATTAGACCAAGGCCGGCTAAATGGCTGCTGTGAATTGCAAAGCCCGTCACTCGTGGAAAATTGCCCACTTAATGCACTAACCAAACATGAGGGCAGCTGAGCAGAGAATATGGAGTTCCCTAGTCCTTACGGTGAGACTCACCTGAGGTCCTTCTAGTTCTAGAAAAGTCTGTTAATGAAGGCTCAGGATATATATAGCAAAGTTAAATGCCTAAAACGCACAAAATAAGGTTAATTAAGATGTGATCTCTTGTTCCATTTGTTTTCTGGGTCAGAACTTTGCAGGTCCAAAACTGCCCCAGATGCCCCCCATTGCAAAACAAGGAATCAGGACACCTTCCACCTACACAACTTTTTAGTAGGACCAACATCCCAGCCCAGCAAAGCAAAGCAATATCTCCTTTAAGTGTCCCAGAAGTCTGGTCAGATCTTGCAGGGCTGGTGTGCTGGGTCGCTGAAAGGCATCAGAACTCACAGCATCCCCTCCCTCTCTGTCCCAGGGACTGACATTGCTGAAAGCCACCATCACCTATCGGTATACAGGGGTAGCTCTGGTCCCCTCCAGGGCAGATGCAGTCACTTTGAGTCTGTGCTCAGCCTGGACAAGCTGGCCCCACTCACATGATGATGGGCTGCAGAAGGGACCTGACACATGCTACAAGGGCAGGGCATGCCACTCCAGTGTGGAAAGCCACCACCCAAAGGGCCAGAGCCTGGGCTGGGTGACTTGAGGAGCCCATGAGAAGTTGGATGTGAGGAGCTGGGTGGTggtggaggaggaggtggaggagctGCCCTCACCGCTGTGATGCCTGAAGCTGTAAGAGAGGCAGTGGATGGCAGTAAAGGGTGGTGCACGGGGTGCCCCACTGGGTGTCCAGACAGAGGGGCTCCGTGGCTGATCCCCCCGCACGCTGATGGATGGTAAGCTgcggcagctgcagctgctgcggcTGCAGCGTGGTGGTGATGGTGCCCACCGTAGATCTCGCTGACCAGTCGCTTCATCTCCTCCAAGGAGTTGGTGAGCATGAGGATGTAGTTGCGGGCCAACAGCAGGGTGGCGATCTTGGAGAGTTTGCGCACGGAAGGTCCATGGGCATAGGGCATGACCTCCCTGAGGCCGTCCATGGCGATGTTCAGGTCGTGCATCCTCTTGCGCTCGCGGCTGTTGATCTTCAGCCTCAGCTGCTGCAGCTCGGGCTCGCTCATCTGCTTCTTGTCCTTCTTTGCGgccgctgcagctgctgctgctgccgccgctttGAAGGCACCGAGCTTATCACCGGCCGCCGCGGCCATGGCCATAGCATTGCGGAGCTCGGCGCTCAGCTCGGGCGGGGAGTCGCTCATGGTGGAGGAGGACACGGTGCCCGAGAAACCCCCTCCTTTCCGGGAGTGCAGGAAAATGTCATCTACCTCTGGGGAGGAGGCTCGGCTGGAGCCCAGGCTGGCGTCGGAGTCCATGCGAGGTCAGGGCAGGACCTAGTGGGGCAAAAAAGAGAGGGTCAGAGCAGGGCAGGGGACCAGTTCTCTATGGGCACGCAGGGCACCCGGAGAAAGTCATCCAGGTAGATGAATTAGATTATTACCCCAAGATATACGAGACACAATCAAATCATCACgatctttctttttatctatctatctatctatctatctatctatctatctatctatctatctaacaaTCTAATACTAATACAGTCCACTTAAAACATActggacatttaaaatgttataatgtgaCAAACTATATAGAAATAATTCCATGCTCCCATTTTAATCACTAATTGACCCaatcaccaaaaaaataatagactTATGTGAGGGACCTCTGCTTTTCTGACAGCAGTGCCAAAAACCACTATTTCAGTGAGAGgcttatagtaaaaaaatattttaaataaaaaataaatgatcagCATAGCCAAGAATTTAGGATAATGTAAGGCTGGAAAAAAGTCAGGGTAAGACTTACTTGCTAAGTGCAGATGCTTGGAGATGCACCTAAGACTCTGCTGCAGCTGCCTTGTCTGTTGTGACAGTGATAGCCAGGTTCCCCTTATGGCTCTGGTTATATAGGCAGTGCCTGAGAACAATGTCATTGTCCTAGAATGGGCTTGGCATGGACCAATGAGGAGCTGTTGGCAATCTGATGTCACTAGCCAGGGCCATGCTCAATGAGAGCCACCCTGTGATCCAACCAGGGCACAGATCTTTGTGAGATGACAAAATACAATGACAGCTGTtgtgaaaaaagggggggggtagaccAAACAAAACCTCAGGCTTCTGTATAACAATAACAGTTTTGAAAAGAAACAAACTATACccctata
This sequence is a window from Spea bombifrons isolate aSpeBom1 chromosome 2, aSpeBom1.2.pri, whole genome shotgun sequence. Protein-coding genes within it:
- the OLIG2 gene encoding oligodendrocyte transcription factor 2; the encoded protein is MDSDASLGSSRASSPEVDDIFLHSRKGGGFSGTVSSSTMSDSPPELSAELRNAMAMAAAAGDKLGAFKAAAAAAAAAAAKKDKKQMSEPELQQLRLKINSRERKRMHDLNIAMDGLREVMPYAHGPSVRKLSKIATLLLARNYILMLTNSLEEMKRLVSEIYGGHHHHHAAAAAAAAAAAYHPSACGGISHGAPLSGHPVGHPVHHPLLPSTASLTASGITAVRAAPPPPPPPPPSSSHPTSHGLLKSPSPGSGPLGGGFPHWSGMPCPCSMCQVPSAAHHHVSGASLSRLSTDSK